One Glycine soja cultivar W05 chromosome 7, ASM419377v2, whole genome shotgun sequence genomic window, GTATTGAGATTTTGTACACATTGAGTTGTGAGGTATGAATTGTACAATTACACAACAACTATAAGACTCTTTAAGGGCGACGGGTATTATGATGGTATCCACTCTGGGAATCCAACAAGTTAAATCACTTTGAGACGCGACGAGCTAAATcactttgaaaataattgagtagttgtgtgtattgcatagttcaaacTTCAGTGgcacatatatgattttaaatgcatcttttaatgaaattattagtCATATgaatataacatattaatattattattgtgtaatATGTATATGATGCATTTGGTGTGATAACGTAATGTATTGGGATTATGAAAGTGTGATGAACTTTGTAAGTGACAACTTAAGTACGTGTTAAATTGTAAGatcacatgtgtattgagattatGTATGCATtaagttgtgagttatgaatcatATAATCACACACAACTTTAAAACCCTAAGGGCGACAAGTTAATGtatgacgagtattgtgatgagatccatTGAGAGAACTTGACGAGTTGAATCATTTTGAGTCGCGacaagttaaaatgattttgagaataattgaggagtcatatgttttgtatagttcatagagtTTGCGTGTTAAAATGCTTTCCGGATAACTCACTCCTTATGTGTTGTTTGTGCTTGGATTGTGTGATAATTTCAAATCTTATGTTTGTGGGAGCAGATGGTGTTAGGTGGATAACTTTAAAAAACTTCGTGTTAGAGGACACTGAGACACAATGCTATGATAAGATGTGATATTGGAGCACGAGTTTATGTATTAATTGCataaattttgaacatgtaatttttatcatttttgtttcacATGCTAAGTCTTTAGTTTATTCTTTGGAGTTTTGGACAATTTTGTTTTGAGCCGAAAATGTTTTCATACCCTTAATTggtaagtttttaatttggtgattAACACGAATGTGAACTCTTTACCCAAGTAAACTCCTTTaagtttattgaataaaatcattttatgtacttattttcttgtattttattatataaatatgtatattaagATAGAGAGTGTCACAATTAGTTGTATTGAACAtgcttaaattattatttgtattttcttttgcatgattaaatgagattgaaTGATACTTGTGATGTGTCTTACATCCTTAACATCATATGTACCATAATTTTACTTTGAACCACGAGTTATACACattcaataacaaaaataattatttagtcaAAATGAGTACATTCATTATCCTATTAACAatataaatcataattatttgtgagaaaaaaaagttacctATTATATTATGAGAAGTATCATTAAAATAATCACTATTTAAATCATTTagttttataagtatttttaaaataaaatttaaattgatattattaattaaatttaaaactaacttaattatttttatttatcttaataaattaattatttgtttcctATCTAAAGGATAGTGacactaattattattttattgtctactccttttgagttttttattttattttcttttaaagcgTCCTTTTGAGTTAACCACAAATTAGAAGAACAAATCTAGACTTAAATCACCATTTACACTTTAATTATGCTACTTAGtatcttaattatttagtttagcCTGCACCCGGCCACTGGTAATCACTAGATTAATACATATTAATGGTGTGTTTCATAAAACAAATGGAATTCACTAACAATGTATATGTAAGtggtttaaaatatttaatatgataaatttaaaatatattgattaaaaaatatttagaatttaCTGTAAATCCTGGGGAACCAAATCTCAACCATAACTTGAATATCACAATATTTCGATCAATAACTTCTTCCACGAATTTGACAAATAATAGCTAAGATGCACGCGGAACACACTTTTCAGAAAAATGGTATGGTGCTCATTACAATAACTCGCAATGGGGGATGAAACAACTCCCATTAACAGACAAAAAATTGGATATTCGACTATAAGTGGCTCATTTTCAGTGTATGCAAACATCATTTTAAAAGGGTTCTTGTCAAATGTTCTCTGGCTGTAGCCCAGGCTTGAGTTAATGTCTGCAATATCAAAACTCACTGTCAGAATGAATAGCTAgccattgttattttaaaatgtaatccATCAAAAGTCATAATTGGTTCAAAATTGGGCTCGCAAAAATGTGTTTTAGAAAATTGCCATTAAGGGTGTGGTAACATAAGCTTGAGGAATAGCCTACATATCAGGTTTTGTGCGGTTTGCATTGTAAAATCCAATAGAAAGCACACGTTACTAACAGAAACTAGGGTGTGTTTGGATTAGCGTTGAAACCACGCTGAACAGAGAAATTGCATGTTCCAACGCAAAAATTTCAAATCAACTATGCTGTAGCTTTCATAAAGTATGTTGCGTTGGGTTCAATTGCTTCCCAAACACACACCAAGTCAAAACAGAGTTGCATTACCTGCTCTGACAAGGGGGCATCAGCATCCAAGCTATGAGAGGTCACTTTTTCAGCAATAAGAGGTCCATTTGTTTCAAGTATCATccttcaaggaaaaataaatactattaaaaaataaattaagcttaTCTGGGAAAGAAAAATTGTGACAGAAATATATGCATACCCTCCATCAACAATCTCGTCAAGACACAAGAGAATGAGATCCAAGTTCTCAAGTGCCTCTCTTTTGTCAACATTGCTCCTGTAAAAGGCATACAGAGGAATAAACACAGAGCATGATCAGTAAAGACGCATCAGGTTTTAAATCCAGATAGCAAATACAACCAAAAATACCTCAACAGAAGAGTGACTGCATCAAAGAAACCTTGAAGAACTGATGCTAGAATGAGCTCATTTTCATCTTCACCACCAGTGACAAAAAAATGCAGGTCTTGtacaaatttgtaaataatgaTATTGTTCTCAAGTAGTGTTACCTCAGCTGCAGATAATTGTAAACAATATGTTATTTTCAAAAGAAGCACGATAAACATGAATAATACTGACAAaagtttgttctttttctttaataatagaTTCTATCATTAGTATGGTATGCTGAAAGGTGCTTTCTGTGAATTATTAGTTTCATGTTGATTCTAAGGTAATTAGGGATGTTCATCATATGTTCAATTCAGTATAACAGACTACTGTTATCACTTACTACCACTAGTGACAAGTTAATAAACTTTTCAATCTTAATgtttatcaattaatatttaatacaaatcCAAGGGTTGAACCAAAATACTACATGTTTAGCATTACGGCTGACCAGGGTGAAATTTTCTATACGTCCAATATAATATTAGAAAAGATGTCTAAGTTATATGTAAGCACTTCAAAGTCCGGCATTGTCAGAGAGGAATGCACAACTAAAGAAAAGAATAGCCCAATCTGATTCTGAACTTGTTATGCAGAGACAGgaatgtcaaatcataagaaTGTTCCAAAAGAATTCACTGAATTTTTGTATACTGATGCAAAACACCAACTCATGTATGTGAGACACAATTTCCAATTTCATCCGTGATATGAAAGAAAGGTCACGAAaacacttcaatttttttattttagtccaagGTCTAACATTATGACCTACATTTTTAACAAGGTTAAGAAATTAGCTCTGTGGTGAAAGTAAATAGAATTCTAGGCAAAAATACCCACAAACAGAAGATTTTAAAGATCAAACCAAAATGCAAAATAGCGTAATCATTAAGCAAAAATCTGTTACATCAAAAGTCATGGTTAGATTGAAACAGCCACCCCTAGCACCTAATATTAAATATAGTGACTTCATAGATGCATAGTTGTCAAACTCTACTGCTTACCTTCTGTACGAGCATTTGTCTTAACAGTCTTGGTAAATACAAACTTCTCAAAAGCTAACTTTGCATTGTTTGTTGGCCAGTCATCTGAGTAATACTTGACTGCCACACGCTTCCCTTCAGAGTCcaaaagaagaatattttttatcgAAGGACACAAACCCTACAGGCATAACAACATAGACACAAGTTGTTAAAGGAGCACTGTATTTATCACCAATACCTTGCACAAATATCAGAAGCTTCTCCTCCATGAAAGCAAATGCAAGCAGAATGTGTGCAACACAGCTTCATTTTCTCACACCATCctttataggaaaataaaaattgataatcaagatttttcttttattacttccaatttttcttttattagttcCCACTACCCACTAAGGCCCTGTTTAGATTAACTTCTCAACAAGCATTTATAGGAGGAGAAAATATGATGGTAAAACAAATTAAGCTTttcccattagttaaaattagcttatgcataagttaaaataagCTTTTGGAGAGGTGAAATGAGAGAACGTCCataaattaacttatgtataagctaattttaacttatgagaagaagattaattcattttaccttcttattttcttctaaaGTGCTTATTGAGTAGTTTATTAAAACAGAGCCTAAGTTGCAATGTCGTCAAAACTGCTGATTATGGCATTTGACATTGGAAAACACACGTAAAATCCCCCAAGTCAATTAACTGTTTTACAATTAATAGAGTTCAATTCATACAGTAAAgttcaaatatattttccaGCACATTCACTAATCAGCAGACTTCAGTGTACGTGGAAATGATAATGAATCCCTTTTCTCTTAATTATCATCAATTCTCCCAAGAGCAGGTACCATGCTTTCAATAATTGATGAAAACCCAGTAACAAGTTCATACATTTATGTCGGAAAGTTTATTAGCTCAAAAGATAAACACTCATGACCAATGTTCTAACCGGATCTGAAACGAGATAAGGCATCTCAAATTGAAACACCCATTCACATGTATATCATTGTTCAAACTCCAGATCAGTTGATAATCCAACAAACAGTAACAAAATAAGAACTTTTTGGAAACCCAATTCTTAGATTTATGAGAATAAGCTCATGTGGCTACGGATCCATTACGACAGAAAAAGAAGATCAAAATTTCATCCATTTCATAGTTCTTCATATTTAGCTAAGGCCATTGAATTGCGATTTGTGTGCACATAACATAAGATAAGAAGTTTGAGATGAAGATTTTtcagagagagggagagagaaagaggctTACTTGAGATGCCATGTCTGAGAGAAGAAGTTGTTTGCCTGCGCTCTGAAGTTTGGAAGATCTGTAATGAGAAGGAGCAAATAaggaattatgaatttttattgttAAGGGAGAAGGGCAATTCGGTAAATAGAAAATATGGCTCTTTAATTTAGTAAACTAATGATTCCTAATTTTCCCTATGGGTCTCAAAATCAACCCTCACAGTTCACGAAacccaaacaaacaaaaactgaAAATGTAGAATTGattgtttcttatttttgaaaaaaatgttttctaattaaaaaaatattgttagatatgaataaatttagaaatactagtgtaaaaaaagttaaaatgtcaaccaataaataaaaaaatcatgacaaAATTGACTttaagtgaatttgaaatactATGCTTTAAAATGGCTTGcttgaatattaaatttaaagaatttttaaagTGATCGGAATTTTAAAGGAATTTTTTTGagcaaaatgaagaaatttcaaataacacctaaaataagcaaatttcaaataacacgtaaaataaatttacatttgataaaattaaattactttctctgaataaagaatttgaaacccaagaaatctaaatttttttactcaaacatagtgtttttttttacataaaatgttttaaaaattaaagaaatttaattgaggtaattaaatttctatacattttaaattttttgaaatttcgaaatcttttatccaaacactaacttaagataattattttaaaaaattaacaaatttaatatacatgattatttgtaattgaataaattgtgtaataaattttacatataaaaaattactctaaaaaaatatttattgtttagctttaaaaattaaaaaataaaatattcctaAAGTCATTTTAGTAATTTTCTTAACTCAATACTCTTAGTATTGGTTCTTGAttgtttagattattattaGAATTAGCACGATTTGTGTATTTGTTCCTGACCTATTGTACGTTCATGTGGATCATAATAgagctttaatttttattttattttaaagccCAACAATTTTTACTCTTAATGTTTAAAAGATTTTCCACATAAAAATCCTAATGCATCGTTTGCTAATTTGAtgttatttacttatatttattgattactCCTTGCAAATTCTTGTAAGTGacattttctttatttcctATTGCCTTGTTGGAATTTTCATTAAGGTGTGTTTCATCCTACCAAAAAAGTCTCACAttgttcaaaaaattaaaatcaaggaTATTTTGTAAAGATTATCCTCTTTTTAACCCCGCTGATGCACCTTTCTAAGTTTCT contains:
- the LOC114417921 gene encoding coatomer subunit zeta-1-like, with amino-acid sequence MASQGLCPSIKNILLLDSEGKRVAVKYYSDDWPTNNAKLAFEKFVFTKTVKTNARTEAEVTLLENNIIIYKFVQDLHFFVTGGEDENELILASVLQGFFDAVTLLLRSNVDKREALENLDLILLCLDEIVDGGMILETNGPLIAEKVTSHSLDADAPLSEQTLTQAWATAREHLTRTLLK